In Arsenicicoccus sp. oral taxon 190, the following are encoded in one genomic region:
- a CDS encoding SRPBCC family protein, with product MSQHRRTVTIAAPAASTWAYLSDPRNLPDFMPRMRRVEPRPDGTVQVTAVVTPDGTRELEVQGTAWLRVEEDARAMEWGSERHSYHGSLTVTGDDPSELEITLSTEHGDPATIDLGLDQALSAIAARIEARTA from the coding sequence ATGTCGCAGCACCGCCGCACCGTGACCATCGCCGCCCCCGCCGCAAGTACCTGGGCCTACCTGAGCGACCCGCGCAACCTGCCCGACTTCATGCCGCGCATGCGGCGCGTCGAGCCACGGCCGGACGGGACCGTCCAGGTGACCGCCGTGGTCACCCCGGACGGCACGCGCGAGCTCGAGGTGCAGGGCACCGCCTGGCTGCGCGTCGAGGAGGACGCCCGGGCGATGGAGTGGGGCTCCGAGCGACACAGCTACCACGGCAGCCTCACCGTCACCGGCGACGACCCGTCGGAGCTCGAGATCACGCTCAGCACAGAGCATGGCGACCCCGCCACCATCGACCTCGGGCTGGACCAGGCGCTCTCGGCGATCGCCGCCCGGATCGAGGCCCGCACCGCCTGA